TTCTTCGGAACTGAAAAATTCCCAACTTCAAAATTAGTTTTCAAAAAAATTGGTGCTAAATCTGCTGACGTTTATACTGTAACTGCTGATTTAACTATCAAAGGAATCACTAAACCTGTAACTTTTGATATTACTGTAGCTGGAAACACTGCAACAACTGCTTTCAAAGTAGACAGAACTAAATATGACATTAAATATGGTTCTGGTAGTTTCTTCGAAGGTTTAGGAGACAAAACTATCAATGACGAATTTGAATTAGCTGTAGCTTTAAAATTCTAATTTCAGGCTTACTAATTCACACATAAGAAAAACCCCAATAGTTGATTCTATTGGGGTTTTTCTTTTTTATTTCTTTTCAAAAACATAACGTTGTTAATATTCTAATAACGCTTTCATAACAGCCATTCTGGTATTGATTAACATACGGCATCTAATTTTGAGCAAATTAAAAAATCAAAAACTAGAAATTAAAATTATAGTTATGAAAACAAAATTACGAATTGTTGTTATTCTTCTTTTAAACACTCTTTTCATACAAGCTCAACAGCAAACCAAAGGAATTATTGGCACCAATAACTGGATGAACAATTGGACTAATTTTAACCCTGCCAAACAAGAATACGGCGAAGCTACCAACATAATTGCAGGAAACATTGATAAAGATACCCGATTAGTAAAACGTAATGTATATCAATTAGTTGGAGTTGTATATGTTACCAACAATGCAACCTTAACTATTGAACCGGGAACAGTAATTCGAGGCGATGATAAAACCTGCGGTACGCTTGTAATTGCAAATGGATCGAAAATTGTAGCCGAAGGTCTGGAAACAGACCCGATAGTGTTTACTTCTAATAAAGAAATTGCCGATAGAAGGCCTGGTGACTGGGGCGGAATAATTATTTTAGGAAAAGCGCCAATCAATTATATGGGAGGTTTACATACACTTCCTTTTAATCTTGATCCGTTGCTAAATCACTACGGAGGTCAGGATGCTGAAGACAATTCCGGAATTTTAAAATATGTTAGAATAGAATTCGCAGGTAGAAAATTAAGCGCTGAAAAAGAACTTAACGGACTTTCTCTTGCCGGAATTGGCCGAAAAACAATTTTAAGTAATATTCAAATCAGTTTTTCAAACGATGATTCTTTTGAATGTTACGGAGGAGAATTAAACATGAATAATTTAATCTCATATCGAACTACAGATGATGATTTTGATTTTACACAGGGAGCACAAATCAACATCAATAACAGCATTGCCATTCGTCATCCGTTTTCATCAGATATTTCAGGATCAAGATGTTTTGAAGTCGATTCATACGATAAAGTTCAAAATACGGATATGAGCAAAAAAATGACTAGAATTAATGCGAGCAACATTACTTTGGTTAATTTAGAAGAAAACAATCAAGGGCTGGTTAGAGAATCAGTTCATATTAGAGAAAATACTTATTTTAGTTTAAGCAATAGCATTGTTTCTGGTTTTTCTCCTTTTGTTTTATTAGAAAGTAATATTGGAGAAGGAAATGAAAACTTGTCAAAAATGAGTTTCAAAAACATAATTGTAAACAATTGCAATGGTGGAATTACAAGTGAATCGTCTAGTTCTGATGCCACAATACAAAATTATTACAATCCAAATTCGAATATAGAATACTCAAAATGGAAGAACAGTGAGTTGTTTACATTGCCAAATATCAAAGGAAATCCAGATTTTAGAGCTAACGTAAACAATACAATAGCGATTGGAAATTAAGCTTTTATAGAAAGCCGAGAATCTAAAATTTAACAAATTTTAAAAATTCGAAAAGTTTTTTTTGAGATTTTATGTATTCTAATTCAAATTACATTTATATCTTTGTCATATCAAAATAAAGAAATGAGAACAATAATGAACAATACTTGGTGGTGGAAGAATTTACGTCAAACGTCGTGAACGAAGCTTCCTATGGTATTTTCAAAACTATAAATATAAAAGGCTTGTCATCACGACAAGCCTTTTTTTTTGGCAGAAACTTTAGCAAAAACAAATATTAAAACTAAAAAACAACATACTTTGAAACCTTTTATACTCAACACACATTACAAACAAATTCTGGCAGACACCATTACGCCGGTTAGTATTTATTTTAAAATAAGAGATAAATTTCCAAACAGTCTGCTTTTGGAAAGTAGTGATTATCACGGAAATGACAACAGCTTTTCGTACATATGCTGCAACCCGATTGCTACGATAAAAATCGAAAACGAAACCATTTCTAAAACTTTTCCTGACGGAACTTCGGAACAAATTAAAATCGATGCTTCAACAAACATTCCAGAAGTTATTCAGGAATTTTCAAGCAAATTTCAATCAGAAAAAAACGATTTTAAATTCATCAATAACGGATTATTCGGATACATTTCTTACGACGCTGTTCGTTATTTTGAGAAAGTTTCGATAGCTAAAAAAGACAATGCGACTTCAATTCCGGATGTTTTTTACGCCGTTTATCAAAACATCATTGCGATTAACCATTTTAAAAATGAAGCCTATATTTTTTGCCATAGTGTTGATGGTAAAAATAATATTTCTGAAATCGAACAATTGTTACAGTCAAGAAATATTGCTTCTTATAAATTCTCTAAAGAAGGCGAAGGTTTTTCAAACTTAACCGATGACGAATTCAAACATAATGTGGCTTTAGCTAAAAAACACTGTTTCCGTGGAGACGTTTTTCAACTAGTTTTATCACGTCGTTTTACGCAAGGTTTTAAAGGGGACGAATTTAATGTTTACAGAGCCTTAAGAAGCATTAACCCTTCTCCTTACCTATTCTTTTTTGATTACGGAGATTTCAAAATTTTTGGGTCTTCGCCCGAAGCACAAATTATCGTAAAAAACAGAAAAGCCGAAATTCACCCAATCGCCGGAACTTTTAAAAGAACCGGAAATGACGAACGTGATGCACTTTTAGCCAAAGAACTTTCAGAAGATAAAAAAGAAAACAGTGAACACGTAATGCTTGTCGATTTAGCAAGAAATGATTTAAGCCGAAATGGTCACGATGTAAATGTGGAAAAATACAGAGAAGTTCAGTTTTTCTCTCACGTAATTCACTTGGTTTCAAAAGTTACCGGACATTTACATGATAAAGCTACTACAATGCAGGTTGTGGCTGATACTTTTCCAGCCGGAACTTTAAGCGGCGCTCCAAAACACAGAGCCATGCAGTTGATTGAAGATTACGAAAAAACAAATCGTAATTTCTACGGAGGCGCGATTGGTTTTATGGATTTTAACGGAAACTTTAATCACGCTATTATGATACGAACTTTTCTTTCTAAAAATCATCAGCTGCATTATCAGGCTGGCGCGGGAATCGTAGCAAGTTCTGATGAAGAAAGTGAAATGCAGGAAGTTTATAATAAATTAAGAGCGTTGAATACAGCCTTAGAAATGGCAGAAAATATATAGTAATCAGTCACAGTTTTTAGTCGCAGTTTAGAAACAAACCCAAAAAACAATAAACCCAAAAAAGAATATGAAAAACATCATTCCATTTGTAATTACAATTTTATTATTTACTGCTTGCGAAACGAAAAAAGAATCAGCAGCAATTCCGCTAACTGGAACCTGGCGTCTTATATCTGCAGAAACGACAGAAAAAGATTCGACGTTTTCGACTTTCAATTCAAAAACAAAAATGATTAAAATTATAAACGATACGCATTTTGCTTTTTTTAATCACGACTTAAATAATGGTAAAGATTCAACAAATGCAGTGTTTTTTGGAGGAGGCGGAAAATATACTTTAAAAGATAGTATTTATACCGAAAATTTAGAGTATTTCAACAACCGTCAGTGGGAAAATGGAAAATTTGAATTTGTTGTAAAGATCAAAAACGATACACTAACTCAAAAAGGAGTAGAAAAAGTAGAAAAATTAGGAATCGATCGCATTATTACTGAAAAGTACGTTCGAGAAAAATAAATAAAAAATTAGTTGCCAGTCTCTCCCGATAGCTATCGGGATCAGTTACAGTTTAAAACCTTAGCGACATAGAATCTCAGCAACTTAGAACCTTAGAAAAAATGAAAAAGATTTTAGTTATAGACAATTACGATAGTTTCACTTATAATTTAGTGCACTATCTGGAAGATTTAAACTGCGAAGTAACCGTTTACAGAAACGACGAATTCGAAATTGACGAAATCGCATCTTTCGATAAAATTTTACTTTCACCAGGTCCGGGAATTCCTGATGAAGCGGGTTTATTAAAAGCCGTAATCGAAAAATACAGTCCAACAAAAAGTATCCTTGGTGTTTGTTTAGGACAGCAGGCAATTGGAGAAGTTTTTGGAGGAACGCTTTCAAACCTTGATAAAGTGTATCACGGAGTTGCTACCAACGTAAAAACAGTAGTTTCAGATGAAATTTTATTTGAAGGTTTGGGCAGTGAATTCGAAGTTGGAAGATACCATTCATGGGTTGTAGACAGCAATTTACCTGAAGTTTTAGAAGCAACTTCAATTGATGAAAACGGACAAATTATGTCGCTGCGTCACAAAAATTATGATGTTAGAGGCGTGCAATTTCATCCTGAAAGTGTGCTTACGCCAAAAGGAAAAAGGATTTTAGAGAATTGGATTAAGAGTTAGATGTAAGTCAAAAGTTTTAAAGTCGAAAGTCATAAAGTCAAATATTAAGAACTTAACCTTTCACATTAAAACTAAAAAATTAATCAATTCTAAAAAACGTCAAAAGTGAAGACTTTAAGACCTTCGACTTTCGACTTTAAGACTTAAAAAAAATGAAAAATATATTAAACAAATTAATCAATCACGAAGTGCTTTCTAAAGAAGAAGCGAAACAAGTATTGATTAACATTTCAAGCGGTCAATATAATCCGAGTCAGATTTCTGCATTTTTGACTGTATATATGATGCGAAGCATAACAATTGATGAACTTTCGGGCTTTCGCGAAGCTTTATTAGAATTATGCATTCGTATTGATTTATCTGCCTATAATACCATTGATTTATGCGGAACAGGCGGTGACGGAAAAGACACTTTCAACATTTCAACATTAGCCTCTTTTGTATCGGCAGGAGCTGGAATTAAAGTTGCTAAACACGGAAACTACGGTGTTTCATCGATTTCAGGGTCGAGCAACGTAATGGAAAAAATGGGAATTAAATTCAGCAACGATCCATCGTTTTTAGAAAAATGTATTGACAAAGCCGGAATTTGTGTTTTGCATGCTCCCCTATTTCACCCTGCAATGAAAAATGTTGGGCCAATTAGAAAAGAATTGGCAGTAAAAACTTTCTTTAATATGCTGGGCCCAATGGTAAATCCATCATTTCCTCAAAACCAGTTAGTTGGAGTTTTCAATCTAGAATTGGCGAGAATGTACGCCTATTTATATCAAAATACCGATATCAATTTCACGATTTTACATTCGCTTGACGGATATGACGAAATCTCTTTAACTGGCCCAACCAAAACGATTACATCACACATGGAAGGAATGTTAAAACCAGAAGATTTTGGTGTTAAACTTTTATCTCAAACCGAAATTGAAGGTGGAAAAACTATCGAAGAATCGGCAGAGATTTTCACCAATATCATTTCAGGAAAAGGAAACGAAGCACAGAATAATGTAGTCTGCGCTAATGCTGCAATGGCAATTGCAACAGTTACAAAATGCTCTCCAAAAGAAGGTTTTGAATTAGCAAAAGAAAGTTTAGTGTCTGGAAAAGGACTTCAGGCACTTAAAACATTACAAGAACTAAGCAAATAAAAACAAACACAAATTTCACGAATTAGCACTAAACTTTGCGCCTTTGTGACTTTGTGGCAAAACAATAATCATGAATATTTTAGATAAAATAATATTTGACAAACAAAGAGAAGTTGTTCTTAAAAAATCGATTATTCCCGTTTCACAATTGGAAAGTTCAGTATTTTTTGAAAAACAAACCATTTCTTTAAGTCAGAAATTGAGAGAAAGCATCTCTGGAATAATTGCCGAACACAAACGCCGTTCTCCTTCAAAATCAATCATCAATAATAATTTCACGGTTGAAGAAGTGGTAAAGGGCTACGAAAATGCCGGAGCTTGCGGAATTTCTGTTTTAACTGATGGAAAATATTTTGGAGGATCTTTAGACGATTTACTTTTAGCAAGAGCTTCAGTAAATATTCCGCTTTTACGAAAAGAATTTATTGTTGATGAATATCAAATTCTGGAAGCAAAAGCACACGGAGCGGATTTAATTCTTTTAATCGCTGCAGTTTTAACCCGCGAAGAAATCAAATCATTATCTGAATTTGCTAAAAATTTAGGTTTAGAAGTTTTACTGGAAGTTCACAATCAGGAAGAATTGGAAAAATCGATTATGCCAAGTTTAGATATGATTGGCGTAAATAACCGAAACCTAAAAACTTTTGAAGTAAGCTTAGATTTCAGCAAACAATTGGCGTCTCAAATTCCAGATGAATTTGTAAAAGTTTCAGAAAGCGGAATTTCATCTATTGAAGCCATTCACGAACTAAAGCCATACGGTTATAAAGGTTTCCTAATTGGAGAAAACTTCATGAAAACCGACAATGCCGGACAAGCAGCTGTTGACTTTATAAGTCAGCTATAAGCCGTAAGCTATAGGCTATAAGCTTTTAGCAAAAAGTAAATAAAAAAATCAGCGCAAAGCAAAAAGCATAAAGCCTATTGCCTAAAGCTTAAAGCATTATAAAAAAATGAAACTCAAAATATGCGGCATGAAATATCCCGAAAACATTCTCGAAGTAGGCGCACTCCTACCCGATTATATGGGATTTATTTTCTGGGAAAAATCCGCGCGATATTTTAACGGAACAATTCCTGAACTTATAAAAACAATCAAAAAAACGGGTGTTTTTGTAGATCAAAGTCAGGAAGAAATTCTGGAGAAAGTAACAAAATACAATTTACAAGCTGTTCAGTTACACGGAAATGAATCGGTTGAATTTGTATCGGAACTAAAAAAAATATTACCAAAGAAAATCGAAATCATAAAAGCATTTTCTGCTGATGAAAATTTTGATTTTGAAAGTATAAAACCTTATGAATCAGTCTGCGATTATTTTTTGTTTGATACTAAAGGAAAACTTCCGGGCGGAAACGGAACAACATTCGACTGGACGATATTAAAAAAATACAATTCGAAAAAGCCTTTCTTTTTGAGCGGCGGAATCGGAATGAAAGAATTAAAAGCCATTGAAGAAATTTCAAAAAGCAATTTACCTATTTATGCTATCGATGTAAATAGTAAATTTGAAATCGAACCAGGGCTGAAAAATAGAAATTTATTTAGCAATTTCAAACGCAAATTTGATGTTGCCAACTTTTAAACTTTAACGAAATGAGTTTTAACGTCAACGAAAAAGGATATTACGGAGAATTTGGAGGAGCTTACATCCCGGAAATGCTCTATCCAAACGTAGAAGAATTACGTCAAAAATATCTAAGCATAATGGATGAACCAGATTTTAAAGCAGAATTCAACCAATTGCTGAAAGATTATGTAGGACGCCCAAGTCCGTTGTATTTTGCAAAGCGTTTATCTGAAAAATACAACACAAAAGTTTATCTAAAAAGAGAAGATTTAAACCATACCGGAGCGCACAAAGTCAACAACACAATTGGGCAGATTTTATTAGCAAAACGATTAGGTAAAAAAAGAATTATTGCCGAAACCGGAGCGGGTCAGCATGGCGTTGCGACTGCGACAGTTTGTGCTTTAATGGGAATTGAATGTATTGTTTACATGGGCGAAATCGACATTGCGCGTCAGGCTCCAAACGTAGCTCGTATGAAAATGTTAGGCGCAGAAGTTCGTCCGGCACTTTCAGGTTCACGTACTTTAAAAGATGCTACAAACGAAGCCATTCGTGACTGGATTAACAATCCGGTTGATACACATTATATTATTGGTTCTGCAATTGGACCTCATCCTTATCCAGACATGGTAACGCGTTTTCAGAGTATCATTTCAGAGGAAATCAAATGGCAGTTAAAAGAAAAAGAAGGTCGTGAAAATCCTGATTACGTAGTGGCTTGTATTGGCGGCGGAAGTAACGCTGCGGGAACTTATTACCACTTTTTACATGAGTCAGAAGTTGGAATTATTGCGGTTGAAGCTGCCGGAAAAGGTGTTGACAGCGGTCACAGCGCTGCAACCAGTAAATTAGGAAAAGTTGGAGTAATTCACGGTTGTAAAACCCTTTTAATGCAAACTCCTGACGGGCAAATTACAGAACCTTATTCTATTTCTGCAGGATTAGATTATCCGGGAGTTGGGCCTTTACACGCACATTTAGCGCAAAGTGGACGCGGAGAATTTTTCTCTGTGACCGATGATGATGCTATGAATGCAGGTTTGCAATTGACAAAATTAGAAGGAATTATTCCGGCAATCGAAAGTGCACATGCATTTGCGGTTTTAGACCAGAAAAAATTTAAACCTACAGATGTTGTTGTTATTAGTCTTTCAGGACGCGGTGATAAAGATTTAGACAATTATATTGACTATTTTAAATTGTAATAAAAATCGTAATTTGTGCATTTTTCGCAATAGCGGAATTAAAACAATCTAACGCTAACAAATAACGAGAAAAATAATAATTATGGAACAGTTATTCTCTTACGGAACATTACGATCAAAACAAATTCAAATGCAGATTTTCAATAAAGTATTAACTGGAACTGCAGACCAGCTTCTTGGTTATAAGTTAAAGAGTTTACAAATTGAAGAAGAATTTGGAATGGCTGATTATGTCGTGGCAGTACCAAGCGAAAACGCTTCGGAAGTTATACATGGCGTGGTTTTCAGTGTTACGGATGCCGATTTAGCAAAAGTTGATTTATTCGAATCTAATTCATACAGAAGAGTTCAGGTAAAATTGAAATCAGGAAAATCTGCCTGGGTTTATACTGAAAATAAATAATCGTAAAATATAAATTAAATGATCTTAGCTTCGGCACAAACAAAACCAACTCGAGGAGATATTGAATCCAATTTGTCAGATCATTATCGTCTTGTTGAATTGGCCGTACAAAATAATGCTCAATTGATCGTTTTTCCAGAAATGTCAATTACGGGTTACGAAAGACAAGAAGCAAATAAATTGATTTTCAAAAAAGAGGATTCTCGTTTAGATCATTTAAAAAAACTGTCTGCAGAAAATAATATCGTAATTATCGCCGGTGCACCAATTGAAATAGAATCCAGATTGTTTATTGGTGAATTTATTATTTCGCCAGACAATTCGGCTTCCATTTATACAAAACAGTTTTTACATGAAGGCGAAGATGAATTTTTCGAATCTTCTTTTGATAACAATCCGATTATTTCGATTGAAAATCAAAAAATTTCGTTTGCCATTTGTGCTGATATTGATAATCCGCTTCATCCGGAAAATGCCCGTAAAAATGAAACGGATATTTATATAACCAGTATTTTCTTTTCGCCAAATGGGATTCCGAATGCATATCGGGATTTGCAAAGTTACGCTGAGAAACACAAAATGAATGTTTTGATGTCGAATTTTAGCGGAGAATCCTGGGGTTCTCCATCGGCAGGTCAAAGTGCTTTTTGGAATAACAAAGGAGAATTAATCGGTCAGATGAATGATTCTGATTCCGGATTACTATTAGTTAAAAAACAAAATGATAATTGGACAAGCAAGGTTTTAAAATTTTAAAAATAATGCCACAGATTTCGCAGATTCTCATAGATTAAATTATTAAAAAATCATTGAAATCTTTTTAATCTGTGGCACAAAAAAACATAATAATGAACAGAATAACTCAAAAATTACAAGAAGATAAAAAGATCCTTTCAATCTATTTTTCTGCAGGATATCCGAACTTAAATGATACCGTTCAGATTATTCAGGATTTAGAAAAAAACGGAG
The sequence above is a segment of the Flavobacterium sp. genome. Coding sequences within it:
- a CDS encoding anthranilate synthase component I family protein, with the protein product MKPFILNTHYKQILADTITPVSIYFKIRDKFPNSLLLESSDYHGNDNSFSYICCNPIATIKIENETISKTFPDGTSEQIKIDASTNIPEVIQEFSSKFQSEKNDFKFINNGLFGYISYDAVRYFEKVSIAKKDNATSIPDVFYAVYQNIIAINHFKNEAYIFCHSVDGKNNISEIEQLLQSRNIASYKFSKEGEGFSNLTDDEFKHNVALAKKHCFRGDVFQLVLSRRFTQGFKGDEFNVYRALRSINPSPYLFFFDYGDFKIFGSSPEAQIIVKNRKAEIHPIAGTFKRTGNDERDALLAKELSEDKKENSEHVMLVDLARNDLSRNGHDVNVEKYREVQFFSHVIHLVSKVTGHLHDKATTMQVVADTFPAGTLSGAPKHRAMQLIEDYEKTNRNFYGGAIGFMDFNGNFNHAIMIRTFLSKNHQLHYQAGAGIVASSDEESEMQEVYNKLRALNTALEMAENI
- a CDS encoding aminodeoxychorismate/anthranilate synthase component II — translated: MKKILVIDNYDSFTYNLVHYLEDLNCEVTVYRNDEFEIDEIASFDKILLSPGPGIPDEAGLLKAVIEKYSPTKSILGVCLGQQAIGEVFGGTLSNLDKVYHGVATNVKTVVSDEILFEGLGSEFEVGRYHSWVVDSNLPEVLEATSIDENGQIMSLRHKNYDVRGVQFHPESVLTPKGKRILENWIKS
- the trpD gene encoding anthranilate phosphoribosyltransferase; the protein is MKNILNKLINHEVLSKEEAKQVLINISSGQYNPSQISAFLTVYMMRSITIDELSGFREALLELCIRIDLSAYNTIDLCGTGGDGKDTFNISTLASFVSAGAGIKVAKHGNYGVSSISGSSNVMEKMGIKFSNDPSFLEKCIDKAGICVLHAPLFHPAMKNVGPIRKELAVKTFFNMLGPMVNPSFPQNQLVGVFNLELARMYAYLYQNTDINFTILHSLDGYDEISLTGPTKTITSHMEGMLKPEDFGVKLLSQTEIEGGKTIEESAEIFTNIISGKGNEAQNNVVCANAAMAIATVTKCSPKEGFELAKESLVSGKGLQALKTLQELSK
- the trpC gene encoding indole-3-glycerol phosphate synthase TrpC, giving the protein MNILDKIIFDKQREVVLKKSIIPVSQLESSVFFEKQTISLSQKLRESISGIIAEHKRRSPSKSIINNNFTVEEVVKGYENAGACGISVLTDGKYFGGSLDDLLLARASVNIPLLRKEFIVDEYQILEAKAHGADLILLIAAVLTREEIKSLSEFAKNLGLEVLLEVHNQEELEKSIMPSLDMIGVNNRNLKTFEVSLDFSKQLASQIPDEFVKVSESGISSIEAIHELKPYGYKGFLIGENFMKTDNAGQAAVDFISQL
- a CDS encoding phosphoribosylanthranilate isomerase gives rise to the protein MKLKICGMKYPENILEVGALLPDYMGFIFWEKSARYFNGTIPELIKTIKKTGVFVDQSQEEILEKVTKYNLQAVQLHGNESVEFVSELKKILPKKIEIIKAFSADENFDFESIKPYESVCDYFLFDTKGKLPGGNGTTFDWTILKKYNSKKPFFLSGGIGMKELKAIEEISKSNLPIYAIDVNSKFEIEPGLKNRNLFSNFKRKFDVANF
- the trpB gene encoding tryptophan synthase subunit beta, translating into MSFNVNEKGYYGEFGGAYIPEMLYPNVEELRQKYLSIMDEPDFKAEFNQLLKDYVGRPSPLYFAKRLSEKYNTKVYLKREDLNHTGAHKVNNTIGQILLAKRLGKKRIIAETGAGQHGVATATVCALMGIECIVYMGEIDIARQAPNVARMKMLGAEVRPALSGSRTLKDATNEAIRDWINNPVDTHYIIGSAIGPHPYPDMVTRFQSIISEEIKWQLKEKEGRENPDYVVACIGGGSNAAGTYYHFLHESEVGIIAVEAAGKGVDSGHSAATSKLGKVGVIHGCKTLLMQTPDGQITEPYSISAGLDYPGVGPLHAHLAQSGRGEFFSVTDDDAMNAGLQLTKLEGIIPAIESAHAFAVLDQKKFKPTDVVVISLSGRGDKDLDNYIDYFKL
- a CDS encoding gamma-glutamylcyclotransferase family protein is translated as MEQLFSYGTLRSKQIQMQIFNKVLTGTADQLLGYKLKSLQIEEEFGMADYVVAVPSENASEVIHGVVFSVTDADLAKVDLFESNSYRRVQVKLKSGKSAWVYTENK
- a CDS encoding carbon-nitrogen hydrolase family protein; its protein translation is MILASAQTKPTRGDIESNLSDHYRLVELAVQNNAQLIVFPEMSITGYERQEANKLIFKKEDSRLDHLKKLSAENNIVIIAGAPIEIESRLFIGEFIISPDNSASIYTKQFLHEGEDEFFESSFDNNPIISIENQKISFAICADIDNPLHPENARKNETDIYITSIFFSPNGIPNAYRDLQSYAEKHKMNVLMSNFSGESWGSPSAGQSAFWNNKGELIGQMNDSDSGLLLVKKQNDNWTSKVLKF